The sequence GTATCAAATCAATTCGTCGTTGAAACTTGAATAGTATAACATAGGAAGTTCTTTTATCCATACCGAATCAAAAATTGGACTTGACCCAATCAGTCTAAAATTCCTTTATTTATCATCCGTTTCCTTGTTTTTTCCTATAACTTACCTTGCGTCAACCTTGGACAATCATCTGATGAAGGATCATCAGGTTGTCTTTCCACTTTGATTAATCACATAGTTATAAACCCAAACAACCAATAAAAGCGAAAATGGAACTCGAACTCGCAGCTTCTATCTTGACAAGGTAGTGCTCTGACCAATTGAACTACAATCCCAGGACAATAAAGAATCTAGCAGaaaatttgattcttttttatctttgtaTGGGGTATTTTTGAAGGACAAGGGAGGTTATACCATCTCATGTAGATTGACGAATTATTGGgctaagaaattaattttcatttatatttaattatgagttagttatgaatttaataattcataatttataaattaaattcataattaattaaatgttttgattataaaattaattaatctttttagtcaatgattttttcattaaaatacaattataaataatatatacaattcaaCACGCCGACAAATACAatcatatacatatttaaatacataaggaGTCGTGAGTTGACAatgaatatcaattttttattctccATAAAATAGATCCAAACATATACActgttttcaaaatatattcatttatctatatttttctcgCTTCCacaaagaagaacaaaacacCTAAAAAAGAATCCAAGCATAATGCTTGCTTTTCAGGCTGAGGGAGCTCTTTATGCAAAGGACTCGACCTTCAGAAGGTGGTTGTCTTCAGGATAAGAACACCTCCCAACTCGTCTTCGGCTGCTGCCATGTCTCTTGGCTTTGAAGGTTGAAGCTTATTATAGCTTTAGCCTTCAAGTGAGGTAGCAGGACAGTTAGAGGCATCATCTGTGGGAAGGGCTCCTTTATCTATGGGCAGGCTATTAAGTTGTGGTGGAGGATACCCCCACCTCATCTCTTTCTACTACCATTTGTACTAGCTTTGGCAGTAAAGATTATCTGTATCATTAACTTTCAAGTGAGGCGGCGCGATCCCCCACCTTCTGGTATTAAATAGAGGCTTCCCTTTGAAGGTTGCAACCAAAGctgcttttcaaaaatatctatttagaatatatatatatatatatatattctaaaatattgcaacttagaataaaagaatacaattgaaaatatggatattttcttaaaagacATAAAAGGACTAATAGATGTTTCAAGGGTCAGATTACATAGTTTACTTTTTACATGTTCTTTCACTtcgtattaatttaaaagtttttcgtttatttttaaaaggagGCTTCCAGAATTGCTGTTCAACAAGCCTTCATCATTTTTATCGTATACTggagttgaatttttttgtaattcaatattaatcaTACAGTAAAAccaaactttattttaaaaatagtgaaGTCAcgcttcaaattattttttagaattcaTATATTCCCAACACCTCACCCTCCCCTCCACATCATTACCACCTTCCCTCCACCCAGCTCCGCCACCCCTTCTACCTTCATCTcgcgcccccccccccccccccttacGCCCCCCTTCTCCttcccccaccccccccccttcCGCCACCCCTTcccttgtaattataatacacGAGACATGTTGGaggtaattttttacataactctgataaaaaaatatgagtaatttattattattttttatttattttatattttttatattataaaaggataatttatttttagctCAATTTTAATGCCCATTTCCAGTTGATCTCGACTCATCTATAATAATCTCCTATAGttgactaattattaattaaatttatttataagcaAGCATGGATTAGTCTGCCAGAAACTATGGAGAGAAACATGGATGTCGAGGGACATACTATAAATCTTTCAATACTGAAATACACATATCGAATGTgtaaacaatattaatatatatgatgtaaGGACACGAATACGATGATCCGGATATGACAtgataatacaaaaaaagttaaaaatatatataatattttttttattgaatataaatataatttcccatcatgaaattaaagtatgaaaaatatcaaataaagcATAAAAGAAGTATGtcttatatctaatatttaaaCCAAATGTGgtttcaaaaatatacatgatcagtttaatttaaaaagtacgtaattaaaaatttctagCAATCCAAATTAGTTAAATCTTCATGACCATCTCTCtaatatttagtaatttaatccCAAATCTTTTCATTTGATATgagtgaattaattttttttattaagctcaaattcttttttttttgcaaactttttgaaattatattaaaaaaaattatatctatttctattaaaataataaaacataaacttgataaataaactataatatatataaatctagaAGTGCCTCACAAAACATAGCATATGATTCTATACCTATAATggtctcttttctttctcatttatgAATTTGTGATAAGATTAGTGTAAAATAATCACACCTGCATAATGATGTCTGGAACATTTTGTCTAATATGTTATTTTGTCGTTGGATCTTTATTCCAATGACAAAGAAGATATGGACGTTCGGATCAGATAATTTAGATTCTATTACGATTTAATTGGAATGGAGTAGAACGTTATTTAGGAATAATAACATTATCCCATTCTaaagtttggcataattatatatagatccTTTgtgatttggaaaattatatttagtattcttGAGATctgttttcgtctaacaaataagtccatctgttagtcaaaattcactgaatttgctatattaacaaaaaaataagaagattttttatatttacccccgattgacttattattggtTTAtaacaggtcaaataattttttataaccaaattatcctcatacgtcttcactgttataagaatagtttagttcgaaaaaaattatttgacctacaataaatcggttgatgtatattggtaaaaaatattaacctataaaggtaaaataataatttaacatatatgagGCACATGTTACAAAAATGCTACCCACCATACAATATATCTCTCaacactactataaataccaaaaatattattttttaaaggggAACCACTATTTATTGATAGCGACTACACTTTTACTAAAAAACTCCCTCGAAAATCATGTTTTCACCTTGTGAGTTTTCGTGTCGCGGGTAAAATTCTCAGTTTTATCCTCTCGTACCCCTCCACTGTGCTATCTCCCACGCATACCTCCTCCAGTTTTGTTAGTACCGGTGCTCTAACCAACTGTTCCAGATGAGATTCTATCAACCCAACAAAATGAAGTATTATTCTATTCAACAACTGTTTGTCGCCTAGATGATAAAACGTTGCCCCTGCCACTACATACTAGACAACTAAAACAAATCAAGCTGCACAACACATCAAGGAAAACCAAAAGACACCACATGAAACAAGTGAAAGTAAGCatagaaataaagaagatCAAGGAAAGCAAAAACGAAATCTAACGATCAAAACACAATGAAAAGACAACGAAAACACGTCAACCCAGTCCTTATAAACTTGCTTCACCAGACTAGGCAAAACCCAAGCTAGCATGAAGTAAATCCACTTCCACGGGCCACAGAAACACTAAAAACTCACATGAAAACATATAGCTAAAAGAAACAAGTACACAACCCTCCCATCTGAGAGAAAAACTATCACCCTTaaaagtgagaaaaaaaaactcctgattgaaaagaattaattagatttattctTGAGCACCcaaatttgagaagaattaaaattcaattgtcAAGAGCGTTAGAATAAGTATTAATTCattgttcaaatttaaaaaatagtcatACTTGATTGTAAAAAAGAAtctataaaaatgaatttggtttagtcaaaattgaaataaagttAGTACTGTCTATTAAGTCGCTGTCTCTTGATTCTCATTTTTCGATCACCGTTTTATAAGTAGCTAAAGAGCGCACTCTACGCTCTATTCCCATTCTTCAATTCTGTGAAGTAGATGAGAGGTTCTACAATGGCTTTTCTTCGTAGAGGTTTTGCTGCCGAGAAGAGAGGTACTGTAACAACTtcactctcttttctctcttcatcTTTTCATAATCTCAGCCACAAAAGTAGGCCCTTTTCGCCTAAGCCCAGAATAGATTTCAGTTGTATTCATGACGTAGATGATGCTGTTTTCTTGTTTCGTCAAATGCTCAGAATGCGCCCGCAGCCTTGTGTTGTTGAGTTTAATAAACTATTGACTTCTGTTGTCAAGATGAAAAAATACTCTGTTACCCTTAATGTATTCGACGAAATGCGTCAATCGGGTGCTCCTGTAGACGAGTATACATTGACTATCGTGATTAATTGCTATTGCCTTCTCAATCGAGTAGACTTTGGATTTGCTATCTTGGGCAGTTTCTTCAAGTGCGGTTACAAGCCAGATGTCACTACTTTCAACACACTTATAAAAGGGCTCTTTTTAGGTGATAAAGTCGTCGAGgcagaaaaattattcaaaaagttATTGACGCTGAAAATCTGTGAACCTGATGAAGTTACTATTCTTACTGTGATAAATGGGCTATGCAAAGCTGGACACACTCTCACTGCATATGATTTGCTTGGGTTATTTGAAAAGACAAGCTTCAAACCTGATGTTNNNNNNNNNNNNNNNNNNNNNNNNNNNNNNNNNNNNNNNNNNNNNNNNNNNNNNNNNNNNNNNNNNNNNNNNNNNNNNNNNNNNNNNNNNNNNNNNNNNNNNNNNNNNNNNNNNNNNNNNNNNNNNNNNNNNNNNNNNNNNNNNNNNNNNNNNNNNNNNNNNNNNNNNNNNNNNNNNNNNNNNNNNNNNNNNNNNNNNNNNNNNNNNNNNNNNNNNNNNNNNNNNNNNNNNNNNNNNNNNNNNNNNNNNNNNNNNNNNNNNNNNNNNNNNNNNNNNNNNNNNNNNNNNNNNNNNNNNNNNNNNNNNNNNNNNNNNNNNNNNNNNNNNNNNNNNNNNNNNNNNNNNNNNNNNNNNNNNNNNNNNNNNNNNNNNNNNNNNNNNNNNNNNNNNNCATGCTACAAGGATTATTTTGTGCAGGTAGATGTGCTGATGGATTGAAGCTTTTCAAAGATATGCACACTCATCAACTAATTCCCGATGTAGTGACTTACAATACCTTATTGAATGGCTTGTGCATGAACAAGCATATTGATGAAGCATTTTCTTTCCTACACATAATGGAAGAACAAGGTGTTAATCCTGACATAACTACATAAAGTATACTCATCCATGGATCATGCAAGGATGGAAAACTTGAGATTGCAAGAGATCTTTTTAATAGCCTCCCTTCCAAAGGTTTTCAACCCAGTATTCAGATATATACAACCATTATTGGTTCACTATATGAAGAAGGACACATAGAGGAGGCAAAATGTTTGCTTgtggaaatggaaaaaagTGGTTGTGCACCTGGTAGTGTGACATATAATGTCTGTATCCAGGGTCTGCTTAAAAGAAAGTTGCTTGCCGAGGCGAAGGTGCTCTTGGATGAAATGCACAGGCGAGGATTCTCACCTGATTCAACTACTGTGTCTCTGCTCCTTGATCAACCGCAAGACGAAGATATTATTTGTATGAAAGTTTTGATAAGTGCTAACGTGTGATGCATGCTATAGCATATCTATAAACACTATGTTTGAGGAAACTTGCTACTACCAGCATCAGCTGTCTCCACTGCTTCAGCATCATTGAAAGCTTTCAATTTTCTGAATGTTGGCATCATTGATGTTGTTATTggtaaaaaatgcaaatagTTTTGGTCCTCAGTTTTTATTCCATGTCGTAGTAACTTTTTAACTTTCTAGTGGAATGTAATTTCAGAACTTCAGTAGAAATATGTCTGAAATGAATATGAGAAAAGGTAAAGACATTGAATCCTACAAGATTAAACTGTGAAAGTTCATgcttgaaaattgaaatgattttttcaatGGATGACTATTATACAAATATGATTCTCATTTCATCTCTAAATCACTAGCAAGGTCGCTCAGcaattaagggataattttaCTTTCGTACTTAAAGTATACCcctattttagttttagtattTTAGATTTTCAAGTCATCTGACTTGGTATccaaagtttttaatttttatctgatTGAGTAGTCTCCGTTAGGTTGACCGATAAAACATACAGTCAACTcaattttggaggaaaaattaggCGGGATCTTGTCTATATAAGGGCATATTTGACTATCCTTTTATTCAACAGAccaaaaatttctattttagtttcaaaatttttaattgaggagaataatgttaaaaaatattaacccaatttctattaaaaaaatattaattcaaattattatggAAATACcagttgaaatattttctcccaattaaaatcattatggaaataaaaacGCATGCTAATGTGGAGTAATGTAAACACAATTGCCTAGTAATAACTTAACAAAACTAGTAGAGTCTTATGTCCAATCATCACTAGTATTGTtcgtgaaaaataaatagagaaagttgaaaaagcCACTCAAATGTTGTCAATATactttttagttaaataaaattgcatatcCATACTTAGATATATTGTACCGTTGTTTgtgcacaaaataaaaaaaatacatcttaatatttatttttggctgagagaattttacttataaatttattaaaactttttatcTCACTAATAGGGATATAAATGGATCGAATTTGAGCCGAGCTCgaactgatttttttatattattattagattaaatccTGTAATCACCAAATCATGGGAAGCCCAGAATAGATTTCAGTTGTATTCATCAAGTAGATGATGCTTTGCAAGAAGGGAAGGGTAGAGGAAGCTTGGGGCCTTTTCGTCGAAGTTCCTCGTAAAAGGTTAGATTACGATGTAGTTCCCTATACCACCATGCTACCAGGATTATTTTGTGCAGGTATATGTGCTGATGGATTGAAGCTTTTCAAAGATATGCACGCTCAGCAACTAATTCCCGATGTAGTGACTATACCTTACTGAATGGCTTGTGCATGAACAAGCAGATTGTTGAAGGTTGATCAAGTACAGTACACTCATCCATGGATTGTGCAAGGATGGAAAATTTGAGATTGCAAGAGATCTTTTTAATAAGCTTCCTTCCAAAGGTTTGCAACCCAATAATCGGATATATACGACCATTGTTGGTTCACTATATCAAGAAGGACAAATAGATGAGGCAAAATGTTTGCTTgtggaaatggaaaaaagTGGTTGTGCACCTGATAGTGTAACATATAACGTCTGTATCCAGGGTCTGCTTAAAAGAAAGTTGCTTGCCGAGGCAAAGACATTCTTGGATGAAATGTATAGACAAGGATTCTCACCCGATGCAACTACTGTGTCTATGTTGCTTGATCAACTATTCCTCTGAAAGTACTGATAAGTGCTAACTTCTCATGTATGCTACAGcatgttcatttttattcatcaaattttatgtttgaacTCTACAGTCAAATGAAACTGTTTGGAGGTGTTAATTGTATCTCCATCTCAAGTTCAGTGGCACATCAGTCTCATCCTGAGAGAAATATGTGCCCAGTCATCAAAATCTGAAGAGCATTGATTGGGTTCACCATGCAATCACACTTGAAACAGAGACTTGGTTCCTGATGCACCTTCCACCTAGAAAAGTGTTTCCAGGTGCCTACATCTTCTCAAATGTTGCCTTGTCAAAACATTTATGTTGGAGAATTATGATGATTGTTTGATGGAACTTGCTTACCACTGCTTGATACATTGGGAAATATGGccctaactttttttttctgaaaagcTTTTTAgtaattcttgtttttgtttcagTTTGATCTTTTTTAGTGATTAACACGACAAGCCTGTTTAAGTATTCATTAGTTACCAATATCTTGAGATTAGCATGTCGTACTGCTCAAGTTGTTCAACAATATGAGCAACAcagttaaaattcaaatataaaagtaaaaaaagactaagtataattaacttgtaatttgaacaaaaaacagaaaaaaaaaaaaaacaagaaaaagattcAATTCTGTgtgatttatatttcttcaattcatattctatacatttattaataacaaGTAAAGTGTACACGCATGCATTGAGCAatgttttggttttttttttttttttcccctgaAGGTATTTAGTTTatgtaacaaaaattattaaataatgttttttagTAAATAGTATAGAAATTGTTCAACTTGTGCAAtaacttttacttttagttattaaaactaatatagttgtaataaatatttttttgactgcttttatctttttgtatatgatttatataacagtgtttgtttgtttgttttttataaatgaaagaaagagacCGATCCGGGTTTTTCGTGGGGTCCCCTCTCATTTTAATGCAAGTCTTAATAGGACACTCAATGCCCTATATCGAGGTTCTcgacttgaaatatttcagaCTGATTCttaaaagttaattttataactacCAAACTAATGTATAACCCAACTCCACGGGGTTATCATTCAGCCTGTAGGCATTTTGTTGTGACATTGAAATCCTGTTTAATGTAAGTGATAAACACAATAAACCATAATGTCGGTTTAATGAATtcttatcatattattttgataaaaattgtcGAAGAAAACATCCAATACAGTTAATTTTTAgtacctattctaacaattattaatattcctACTTGGAGATGTTGCAAATAGAAAAAGTCATTTCAGAGCCCAACAAAATGACCCaaatacttttactttttttaaaatatatttttacagttCATATATACATTCCATTCTTATGTGTGCATGCAGAAgattgaaattcaaactttATAAGTAGTTTCAAGAGTAATCTTCTTATGTGTATACAAAGGCCTTTAGATTGTAAGCATGttaccctattttttttttgtttttatgtttcaaaaatatcttttggtctctgaaataatttacttaagTTAGAGAGATCcccattattttaatattttcatgattaaaatttaaatcaccTGTAttcaatatatcatattatattttaatagttttttttctaaaattatttcagcatgaatgcatttatttatatcaaataaaaagacTTGCCActtaggattttttttctttgtccaagccattctctttttctcgaagttgtttttttcttccttttttttttttatttttatctaacttCAATTCATAGGTTCGAAATCTATATCTTTGAATTGAAGGCTGGATTGCTTTTCTTATTCCTGAACTCTTTTATGATATGGCTATAATGTTTGACATTTTCTTAAACCTACTAGTCCCTAAGTCTTTCATCCTACTGGACGAGTTGAGGCAAAGCTTGGAACCTAGTTCATTGCAGAGGTGCGGAAGCaccattatttctttatttgttcaCCCAAACCTTGGAGGTTTCCTCCTATGTGGATCTCAAATCCTCCTAAGCAACCTAAGTATTTTTTAAGGACTCGCTCTGCTGCTTTCCATAACTTGATGGAATGTTTAAATGCCTGCCCTTTTGATCTCCTCAAATTAGTCCACCTTGCTATCCTTCGGGCTGAGCCCTAAAGGGGCAGACATGGATTCGGTTGTCGGTATATTCCCTTGTAACcttcttttcttgttgttttcCTGCTTCATAGATAGTTTAACTGAATTTTCACAATTATTTTGTACCAATTTTTTGGaagcaaaaaaattttaaaaactgcTGTGAGATAGGGCTAAGAAAAGGAAATGGGCGAACACCCATGCTATTGGCTCCTCTACTAAGAGAACCTTGTTGAAGAGTCCTCCTTCCACCCCCAGATAGTTTGGTGTCCACAAGGGATCTTAAGGGCAAACAACCTGTTGATCTGCTGTAGACACCCTCTAAAAGAGCTAAAGGTTCTTCTGGCTTTGTTGTACCTCTTGCTTTTCACCCTACTACACGAGCTGAGAACCCTCATCGTGTTGAAGAGACGACAACTAAGAAAGAAATCCTCCCTGACTGGAGTTTGTCAGAGGATCAATACCTGCTATTGGAGGAGGGAAAAGGGAGCATGGGCGTAGATTTCCTGAAGGGAGTACCTCCTCTGTTGGACATGACGTATATGGACAATTTACCTCATGCAAAAGCTATTGATCTCTTTGTTTTCTATCTTGCAGGGTAATAATACAAGCATTTTAAGTtgcaataacttttaaaattgtaaatgagAACTTAACTTGGATCATGTACTCTGACACGTAGTTCTTCCAGCAAGACTCTAGGAGCTGTTGGCCCTCGCCAAGATATGGCAAACCTAGGAGAGTTTTTTTAGCCACCCTCATGAATGCCTGAGATTCATTCTTGGTCCTGTCCAAATGTTTTTGACAACATCCgtgcattttctttcttagaaAGTTGGCAATTCCCCTGTGCCTTCTTCTTCACATCTTTATGCTTGGCCACCTCCCCACCTAGCAAGCGCTTCACCCGATCCTCCAACCTCTTCTTCTATCTATCTGAATGGGGAAGAGGAGATATAACCTAGGGGCAGGACAATATCTCACACAACACCACTATCTCCTAAAGGATATGCAAAAAGACAGACAACTCAATATATGAGATCAAGAACTCatataaaaaggaaaggaaaaaagcgTGAGATACCATGCTGACATAGTAAAACAGCATGCCAGTCAATTCTGCCCTGGAAACAGAAAATATGGTGTGCTTGTCCCGTAGCATCAACACCCCCTTTAAAAACTCCAAGAATAATCCAGACTTCCCCTCTCACTCCCGCACGAGGGACTGCTAAGCGTAAAGGCCCCAATTAGGGGTGAAATGTTAGCGCCTAGGGGAGGAACCCCATGCATCCCAAGGGAGAGGTGGTGTAGGAGTAAGAGCGTTGGCGGTAGAGTGTGTGACTACCTAAAGAGAAACTTCGAATGAAGACTAGCTAGAGGAGCTGCCTTGGACCTCTTTGAGAAACCTTTAGGGGTGGAGGTCGAGCAGTTCCCTCGGGAGTCACTGGAAGATGGGGTCCCTCCAGTTGGTCGAGAAGAAAGGGCTACCGTCAGACGAGTTCCTGGACTGCCCTAATGGTtctatcattattttttcatttctgttcaaatatttcttcctttatatgttttctgcactattttttttaaatattatagtttcatccatatatttttatttttatagtttaattattttgttttttttttcagatatcttttcttttttgtttttgtttttcaaacaaatgCAACAAAATCATTTAGTGTTTATAGGTATGATTCAACTAAATCTATGATCATATATACTTCTTAATTCTTAcgtttatatgtaaatatatgtgTTTTCATGTATGTGTGTAATTTGAGttacttttagaaaaaaatttatttgtgaaaatcttattttatgcTGATGAAAATCCTTTTGTTCTTTCATGACTAGTCATaatattgttgtatttatGATTTAGTTGAacttagtaattttatttttatttgtacacatttgatttttctcatttcagataattaagctttttttttttaatttaaatagatgAAAAGATATTTGTTTTAACAGTCAACTTAACGGAGGGTACCCTAGGTTTCCAAATCATCAGACTTTGTActtaaagtttttaattttcatctgCTTGAGTACCTCCGTTAGATTGACTGTTAAAACAAAGGATCAACCCAATCttgaactaaaaattatgCGGGAGTTTGTCTATATAaaggaatatttattaatatatatatatatatttaattcaatttctataaaaaaaaataccaactATACTGGAAAAAAGCATATGCTTtctctccttttttctttttggataaCTACAATGTAAATGTAGTAAAAAATGCAAACTCTATTTATAGAGGGTTTatgctaatttttatatttttcttttaattatttttaataaataaattcttttgtcTGTGTGACtagtaaaatagaaaattttaataaatttataaacaaaattttctcgatcaaaaataataattgaaatataatttttaattatgcacAAACGCTATCATGTATCAAAATATGCACAAGCCCTTTTATTCAACTCACAAACCAACAACAAATAGAAGTATATTGACGCCCTTTGATggcttattcaatttttctctatttgttttttcgaAAACAATGTGAATGGTGATTGAATGTAAGACCCATTTAGTcttcttgaattattattaggtGATTATCTCTACATTGTTCTGCATTTAGCCTGCGATTCATTTATTCCATAATGATTTGAATTGTGAGAAAAAGTTTGTATTGGTATTTTCATAATGATtaaatatgtgtttttttacattattgtcatcaattataaaattaaaattaaaataaagtaaaataaaaagattctGTATTTCGAATAAAATAACAGCCAAATAtacatttacattattatcatcaattataaaattaaaaataagatatactttggatacaaaaattgaaattataccCTTAAGTTGCTGTCTCAGTTGATTATAACTTTTCTATCAGAACCTGAATACCTCTACCCTCTGAAGCAGACTTTATCAGTTGCTAAACAGCAGAgaattatttccttttcttggatTCTGGAGAATATGAGAGTTTCTACAATGGCTGTTATTCGTAGAGGATTTGCTGCAAACAAGAGAGGTACTGTAACTTCTccactctcttttctctcttcatcTTTTCATAATCTCAGCCACGGAAATAGGCCCTCTTCGCCAAAGCCCAGAATAGATTTCAGTTGTATTCATCAAGTAGATGATGCTGTTTTCTTGTTTCGTCAAATGCTCAGAATGCGCCCACAGCCCTTTGTTGTTCAGTTCACCAAACTGTTGAATGTTGTTGTCAAGATGAAACAATACCGTGTTGCCCTTAATATATTCGACGAAATGCGTCAATCGGGTGCCCCTGTAGACGAGTATACATTGACTCTCGTGATTAATTGCTATTGCCTTCTCAACCGAGTAGACTTTGGATTTGCTATCTTGGGCAGTTTCTTCAAGCGCGGATACGAGCCAAATATCATTACTTTCACCACACTTATAAAAGGGCTCTTTTTAGATGATAAAGTCGTCGAGgcagaaaaattattcaaaaagttATTGACGCTGAAACTCTGCGAACCCAATGAAGTTACTATTCTTACTGTGATAAATGGGCTATGCAAAGCTGGACACACTCTCACTGCATATGATTTGCTTCGGTTATTTGAAAAGACAAGCTTCAAACCTGATGTTAAAACTTATAGCACAGTAATTGATAGTTTGTGCAAGGATCGTATGGTTGATGATGCGCTCCAGCTCCTAGCCAAAATGATTGACAAGGGCATTTCACCTGATATTGTCACATATAGTGCTATACTTTGGGGTTTGTGCAATTTCGGCAGATGGAAAGAGGCGAAAGACTTAATTACTAAAATGGTGGATCACAAGATATCTCTAAATGTGATTACTTTCAATATATTGGTGGATGCATTTTGCAAGGAAGGACTGGTCAAAGAGGCTGAGGATGTTGTTGAAATTATGATGCAAAGAAACATTTTTCCTGATGTTGTCACGTACACTACTCTCATAGATGGTTACAGCTTGGTTGGGCAAATTGATAAAGCAAGACAAGTATTTGACTCCATGCCAGGTAAAGGTTTGAAGCCTTGTA comes from Sesamum indicum cultivar Zhongzhi No. 13 linkage group LG10, S_indicum_v1.0, whole genome shotgun sequence and encodes:
- the LOC105172081 gene encoding LOW QUALITY PROTEIN: pentatricopeptide repeat-containing protein At1g63070, mitochondrial-like (The sequence of the model RefSeq protein was modified relative to this genomic sequence to represent the inferred CDS: substituted 1 base at 1 genomic stop codon); the encoded protein is MRGSTMAFLRRGFAAEKRGTVTTSLSFLSSSFHNLSHKSRPFSPKPRIDFSCIHDVDDAVFLFRQMLRMRPQPCVVEFNKLLTSVVKMKKYSVTLNVFDEMRQSGAPVDEYTLTIVINCYCLLNRVDFGFAILGSFFKCGYKPDVTTFNTLIKGLFLGDKVVEAEKLFKKLLTLKICEPDEVTILTVINGLCKAGHTLTAYDLLGLFEKTSFKPDLQGLFCAGRCADGLKLFKDMHTHQLIPDVVTYNTLLNGLCMNKHIDEAFSFLHIMEEQGVNPDITTXSILIHGSCKDGKLEIARDLFNSLPSKGFQPSIQIYTTIIGSLYEEGHIEEAKCLLVEMEKSGCAPGSVTYNVCIQGLLKRKLLAEAKVLLDEMHRRGFSPDSTTVSLLLDQPQDEDIICMKVLISANVWLIKYSTLIHGLCKDGKFEIARDLFNKLPSKGLQPNNRIYTTIVGSLYQEGQIDEAKCLLVEMEKSGCAPDSVTYNVCIQGLLKRKLLAEAKTFLDEMYRQGFSPDATTVSMLLDQLFL